A part of Sulfurimonas sp. HSL-1716 genomic DNA contains:
- a CDS encoding type II secretion system protein has protein sequence MKRGAFTLVELMIVVLIIGIVYTLVIVNFKTKESDEKPLSLEKLKSYLQHFHFKSQVRLLCLDECNECEVIVDGNETARLKHFVDKSIEMYRYDPLRGMVLLDESYYDKEQERHHVCFSYTMYKNGVGDQIAAVYKNQAYDFTPYLETVKVYESINELQSAKEEKIEELKR, from the coding sequence GTGAAAAGAGGAGCTTTTACTCTTGTGGAGCTGATGATAGTCGTGCTTATTATCGGTATTGTCTATACGCTTGTCATAGTAAACTTTAAAACAAAAGAGAGTGATGAAAAACCTCTTTCTTTAGAGAAACTCAAAAGTTATCTACAGCATTTTCATTTTAAAAGCCAAGTACGTCTGTTGTGTCTTGATGAATGTAACGAATGCGAAGTAATCGTGGACGGTAATGAAACGGCTCGTTTAAAGCATTTTGTAGACAAAAGTATTGAGATGTACAGATACGACCCTTTGAGGGGAATGGTACTTTTGGATGAAAGTTATTATGACAAAGAGCAGGAACGGCATCATGTCTGTTTTTCTTACACGATGTATAAAAACGGTGTAGGGGATCAAATAGCTGCTGTATATAAAAACCAAGCTTATGATTTCACACCTTATCTAGAAACTGTGAAAGTATATGAGTCGATCAATGAACTGCAAAGCGCCAAAGAAGAAAAAATAGAAGAGTTAAAAAGATGA
- the trpA gene encoding tryptophan synthase subunit alpha codes for MKQLVAYITSCYPEKSFSVDLALALADNGVDSIELGIPFSDPVADGPVIERANHIALESGFRFHDVLDISKEIADKIDTLWMGYFNPFYQYGMDDLLKKAKELNVSGLIIPDLPYEEALAYKNAFDANSVANISFVAPTDSKERIKQIVTDAKKFIYMVAYTGITGSGKAEDLTPFIQSIKEFTDTPAYVGFGVNEKTAREKVRGADGVIVGSAFIHILLKENLSYTQKIEDCARLAFIIKNEINA; via the coding sequence TTGAAACAACTCGTAGCTTATATAACTTCCTGTTACCCTGAAAAATCTTTTAGCGTCGATCTTGCTCTTGCTCTTGCGGACAACGGCGTCGATTCCATTGAACTGGGCATCCCGTTCTCCGACCCGGTTGCGGACGGCCCCGTGATAGAAAGAGCAAACCACATAGCACTGGAGAGCGGATTTAGATTTCATGATGTTTTAGATATCTCCAAAGAGATCGCCGACAAGATAGACACTCTGTGGATGGGATATTTCAACCCGTTTTATCAGTACGGTATGGACGATCTTCTCAAAAAAGCCAAAGAGCTGAACGTAAGCGGACTTATCATCCCGGATTTGCCGTACGAAGAGGCTCTTGCATACAAAAACGCATTTGACGCCAACTCTGTAGCAAACATCTCTTTTGTCGCTCCTACAGACTCTAAAGAGCGCATCAAGCAGATAGTGACCGATGCCAAAAAGTTCATCTATATGGTCGCATATACGGGCATCACGGGTTCTGGTAAGGCAGAAGACCTGACTCCTTTTATACAATCGATAAAAGAGTTTACCGATACTCCCGCATATGTAGGGTTCGGCGTGAACGAAAAGACGGCAAGAGAGAAAGTAAGAGGAGCTGATGGCGTCATTGTCGGGTCTGCTTTTATACACATCCTTTTAAAAGAGAACCTAAGCTATACGCAGAAGATAGAGGACTGCGCAAGGCTTGCCTTTATCATCAAAAACGAGATCAACGCCTAA
- a CDS encoding lipid A biosynthesis lauroyl acyltransferase yields the protein MIGFYLFLVLEKFLMLLPKRTRRSFFIGLASLAYMLSKRYTKVVRQNLEFVYGNGLDEKFIEEVTKYSYKSLLLNFLYTLEGRYYSIDDIAKKVKFENLEIIKKVQEEKRPIIFVTAHYGAWELGAEMLSACVEPIMVVYKGMNNKYFEKYLLSSRAKWNMDYAEKHGAAKELVKRLRAKKAIAILIDTNVNKQDGIEAEFLNHPTLQIKSTAYLARKFDAALIPILIHADENDENYTIKVYDELVPPKTDDMENDILVSTQMQASWLSREILKNPKPWFWLHRRWKNDYPAIYKK from the coding sequence ATGATAGGTTTTTATCTGTTTTTAGTGCTGGAAAAATTTTTGATGCTGCTTCCAAAAAGAACACGGCGCTCTTTTTTCATCGGACTTGCATCTTTGGCATATATGCTGAGCAAAAGATACACCAAAGTCGTAAGACAGAATCTGGAGTTCGTGTATGGGAACGGCCTTGACGAAAAGTTTATAGAAGAGGTGACAAAGTACTCGTACAAATCTCTTCTTTTAAACTTTTTATACACCTTGGAAGGGCGCTACTACTCCATAGACGACATCGCTAAAAAAGTGAAGTTCGAAAATCTCGAGATCATAAAAAAAGTACAAGAGGAGAAGCGTCCCATCATCTTCGTCACCGCCCACTATGGAGCTTGGGAACTGGGAGCAGAGATGCTCAGTGCGTGCGTCGAACCGATCATGGTCGTATACAAAGGGATGAACAACAAATATTTTGAAAAGTATCTTCTCTCATCGCGTGCAAAATGGAATATGGACTATGCGGAAAAACATGGTGCGGCCAAAGAGCTGGTAAAAAGACTGCGCGCAAAAAAAGCGATAGCGATCCTGATAGACACGAACGTAAACAAACAAGACGGCATAGAAGCAGAGTTTTTAAACCATCCGACCCTGCAGATAAAATCCACGGCTTATCTGGCCAGAAAGTTTGACGCGGCGCTCATCCCGATTTTGATACACGCCGATGAAAACGACGAGAACTATACCATCAAAGTGTATGACGAACTTGTTCCGCCAAAAACGGACGACATGGAAAACGACATCCTTGTCTCGACGCAGATGCAGGCATCATGGCTGAGCCGCGAGATACTTAAAAATCCAAAACCGTGGTTCTGGCTGCACCGCCGCTGGAAAAACGACTACCCTGCCATATACAAGAAATAG
- a CDS encoding cation diffusion facilitator family transporter: MSQHHHHHHHVSGKNLLIAIILNLTITLSQVIGGIFSGSLALLSDALHNFSDVLTLLIAYVANRLSHKEHTESKTFGYRRAEIIAAFFNTSVLMAVAIFLIYESYQKLINPQSVDSLTVVWLGVLSIFLNALGVLLVKDDAHHNMNIKAAYLHLLTDMVTSVAVVAGGLLMYFYQIYWVDPLVSMIIALYLIVASWSLMKVSLSVLMQFTPEGIAIQDIINKIKETQNGIENVHHVHLWQLDDHSIHLEAHLNFQDNISLQECSAVLDSLEKVLKKDFGVTHTTFQCEHNRCQVMNAIV; encoded by the coding sequence ATGTCACAGCATCACCATCACCACCACCACGTAAGCGGAAAGAATCTTTTGATCGCGATCATTTTAAACCTGACGATCACGCTTTCTCAGGTCATCGGAGGAATATTCTCCGGTTCTCTTGCGCTTTTAAGCGATGCCCTTCATAATTTCAGCGACGTACTGACGCTGCTTATAGCTTATGTTGCGAATCGCCTTTCACATAAAGAACATACAGAAAGCAAGACTTTCGGATATAGACGCGCAGAGATAATCGCGGCGTTCTTTAACACATCCGTTCTTATGGCAGTCGCTATCTTTTTGATCTACGAATCGTATCAAAAACTCATCAATCCGCAGAGTGTGGATTCGTTGACTGTTGTGTGGCTGGGTGTGCTGAGTATATTTTTAAATGCTCTTGGCGTACTGCTTGTCAAAGATGATGCCCATCACAACATGAATATCAAAGCGGCATATCTTCATTTACTGACGGATATGGTGACTTCCGTCGCGGTCGTTGCGGGCGGACTTTTAATGTATTTTTATCAGATATACTGGGTCGACCCGCTCGTATCGATGATCATCGCTTTATATCTGATAGTTGCATCATGGAGCCTGATGAAAGTTTCGCTCTCCGTATTGATGCAGTTTACGCCCGAAGGCATAGCAATACAAGATATCATCAACAAGATAAAAGAGACGCAAAACGGTATCGAAAACGTACACCATGTCCATCTTTGGCAGCTGGACGATCACAGTATCCATCTTGAAGCACACTTGAACTTTCAGGACAATATCTCGTTGCAGGAGTGCAGTGCTGTTTTGGATTCTTTGGAAAAGGTGTTGAAAAAAGATTTCGGCGTGACGCATACGACGTTTCAGTGCGAACATAACCGCTGTCAAGTAATGAACGCGATAGTATAG
- the ruvB gene encoding Holliday junction branch migration DNA helicase RuvB — MERLVEIERFTSDEAGETTLRPSAWSEYIGQEQIKKNLAVFIEASKKRAEALDHTLFYGPPGLGKTTLALIIANEMNANIKVTAAPMIEKSGDLAAILTNLEEGDILFIDEIHRLSPAVEEILYSSMEDFRIDIIIGSGPAAQTVKIDLPRFTLIGATTRAGMLSNPLRDRFGMNFRMNFYSDEELSHIIMQASKKLEKEIKREAAIEIAKRSRGTPRIALRLLRRVRDFAEVANERHIEHQRTQYALNELGINSHGFDEMDIRLLELLVASKGRPIGLSTIAAALSEDEGTVEDVLEPYLIANGYLERTAKGRIATHKTIDVIKFKNPKESLF; from the coding sequence ATGGAGCGTTTAGTAGAGATCGAAAGATTCACTTCCGATGAGGCCGGCGAGACGACGCTGCGGCCGAGTGCCTGGAGTGAGTATATAGGTCAGGAGCAGATCAAAAAGAATCTTGCCGTGTTTATCGAAGCAAGCAAAAAAAGAGCCGAAGCGCTTGACCATACGCTTTTTTACGGACCTCCGGGGCTTGGTAAAACAACGCTCGCGCTTATCATCGCAAACGAGATGAACGCCAACATCAAGGTCACGGCTGCGCCCATGATAGAAAAAAGCGGCGATCTTGCGGCGATTCTTACGAATCTGGAGGAGGGCGATATCCTTTTTATCGATGAGATACACCGCCTCTCTCCTGCGGTCGAAGAGATACTCTACTCATCCATGGAAGATTTCCGCATAGACATCATCATAGGCAGCGGTCCAGCGGCTCAGACGGTCAAGATAGACCTGCCCCGTTTTACCCTCATCGGCGCAACGACGCGGGCAGGTATGCTCTCCAATCCTCTGCGAGACCGTTTTGGGATGAACTTCAGGATGAACTTCTACTCTGACGAGGAACTTTCGCACATTATCATGCAGGCGTCAAAGAAACTGGAAAAAGAGATAAAAAGAGAAGCCGCGATCGAGATAGCAAAAAGAAGCCGCGGGACTCCGCGTATTGCACTCAGGCTTCTGCGCCGTGTGCGGGATTTCGCCGAGGTCGCCAACGAAAGGCATATCGAACATCAACGAACGCAGTATGCGCTCAACGAGCTGGGTATCAATTCGCACGGTTTTGACGAAATGGACATACGCCTGCTCGAACTTTTGGTGGCTTCAAAAGGCAGGCCTATCGGTCTGAGCACCATTGCTGCGGCGCTCAGCGAGGATGAAGGAACGGTCGAAGACGTACTCGAACCCTACCTCATAGCAAACGGCTACCTTGAACGTACGGCAAAGGGAAGAATCGCGACACACAAAACCATTGACGTCATAAAATTTAAAAATCCGAAAGAGAGTCTGTTTTAA
- the panB gene encoding 3-methyl-2-oxobutanoate hydroxymethyltransferase: MTKKMTISKILNSKGDKPLVMITAYDALFANLFEESADILLVGDSLNTSFAGKDDTLSATLEQMIYHTGAVCSGSPASFVICDMPFGTYTTKKEALKNAVKVFQSTQADAVKIEGGADKADIVKHLTSNGIAVCGHIGLLPQSVRSEGGYKVKGKDEASALSLIEDAKAIEAAGAFCMVIEGVKADVAERVAKSVSIPLVGIGAGAGVDGQVLVFSDMLGLFEKFTPKFVKKYLEGASVVREAVAEYAKEVRSREFPSEKYSY, encoded by the coding sequence ATGACAAAAAAAATGACCATTTCAAAAATATTAAACTCTAAAGGGGACAAACCTTTAGTCATGATCACGGCGTATGACGCGCTCTTTGCAAATCTGTTTGAAGAGAGCGCGGACATACTGCTAGTCGGTGACAGCCTCAATACGAGTTTCGCGGGTAAAGACGATACTCTCAGCGCTACATTAGAGCAAATGATATACCACACCGGTGCGGTATGCAGCGGATCGCCTGCGAGTTTTGTCATCTGCGATATGCCTTTTGGGACATATACGACAAAAAAAGAGGCTCTTAAAAACGCCGTAAAAGTGTTTCAAAGTACGCAGGCGGACGCCGTTAAGATAGAGGGCGGGGCAGATAAAGCCGATATTGTAAAACATCTTACCTCTAACGGTATTGCGGTGTGCGGACATATCGGGCTTCTGCCTCAGTCTGTTAGAAGCGAAGGCGGTTACAAAGTAAAAGGCAAGGACGAAGCAAGTGCGCTCTCACTCATAGAAGATGCCAAAGCCATAGAAGCCGCGGGTGCTTTTTGTATGGTTATCGAAGGGGTGAAAGCGGATGTGGCGGAGCGCGTGGCAAAGAGCGTTTCTATCCCTTTGGTGGGCATAGGCGCGGGTGCGGGCGTGGACGGGCAGGTACTTGTCTTTTCCGATATGCTCGGGCTTTTCGAGAAGTTTACGCCGAAGTTCGTCAAAAAGTATCTTGAGGGTGCTTCTGTGGTAAGGGAAGCGGTTGCCGAGTATGCAAAAGAGGTACGCTCAAGAGAGTTCCCAAGTGAAAAATACAGTTATTAA
- a CDS encoding tlde1 domain-containing protein → MYGGQGYSGHGKGWNNPSMQNISNVGPIPQGTYRIGSSYNSTKVGPFALPLISERNTNTFGRFSFLMHGDNQKRNHSASNSCMIFDRAIRKQVDQSGDKILKVVP, encoded by the coding sequence ATATATGGTGGACAAGGTTATTCTGGACATGGAAAAGGATGGAACAATCCATCGATGCAAAATATAAGCAATGTAGGACCAATCCCTCAAGGTACTTATAGAATAGGGAGTTCATATAATAGTACAAAAGTCGGACCTTTTGCATTACCATTGATTTCAGAGAGAAATACTAATACATTTGGAAGATTTAGTTTTTTAATGCATGGTGATAATCAGAAAAGAAATCATAGTGCCTCTAACAGTTGTATGATTTTTGATAGAGCTATACGTAAACAAGTTGATCAAAGTGGAGATAAAATTTTAAAGGTAGTACCATGA
- a CDS encoding AI-2E family transporter yields MKSQHLLIVLFGASLYWMYRLYEPFLLTMLIAALLAISTANIQCYFTALTKSRFTGSLLTTFLLAILFFVPLGYFLANFTIKLNNLDPDILAKIDYSLRELIANPPSFLLFLKPYLVGLIKDLQIGDLASKALSYAGTIGSYSAGYLKNALMVIVFYFFAQFNGDAIIGFVKKVVKLPEDDNQLLTYELSSVMSTVFYSILATAMFEGALFGVAVSFMGYNGILFGIMYGFASLIPVVGGALMWLPFAVYEYSLGNTGAAIFIAVYSVVMISIIADTFIKPVIIKEINVRFIKSSVKLNELVIFFAIIAGLATFGFWGMILGPAITSFFLALLKLVEAKSVTV; encoded by the coding sequence ATGAAATCACAACATCTGCTTATCGTACTTTTCGGCGCATCGCTTTACTGGATGTACCGTCTGTATGAACCTTTTTTACTTACGATGCTCATAGCTGCGCTTTTGGCGATATCGACGGCAAACATACAGTGTTATTTTACCGCCCTCACAAAATCAAGGTTCACGGGAAGCTTGCTGACGACCTTTTTACTGGCGATACTTTTCTTTGTCCCGCTGGGTTACTTCCTTGCGAACTTTACTATCAAACTAAATAACTTAGACCCAGATATTTTGGCTAAGATCGACTACTCTTTAAGAGAACTGATAGCCAATCCTCCTTCTTTTCTGCTTTTTTTGAAGCCGTATCTCGTAGGATTGATAAAAGACCTGCAGATAGGAGATCTGGCATCAAAAGCACTTTCATATGCGGGGACGATCGGTTCATACAGCGCCGGATATCTGAAAAATGCGCTTATGGTGATAGTCTTTTACTTTTTTGCCCAGTTTAACGGGGATGCGATCATCGGATTTGTGAAAAAAGTGGTAAAACTTCCAGAGGATGATAATCAGCTTTTGACGTACGAGCTCTCTTCTGTGATGAGCACGGTGTTTTACTCTATCCTCGCGACGGCAATGTTTGAAGGGGCGCTTTTTGGAGTAGCCGTCTCTTTTATGGGATACAACGGGATACTCTTTGGCATCATGTACGGATTTGCTTCTCTTATCCCGGTTGTGGGAGGTGCTTTGATGTGGCTTCCGTTTGCGGTCTATGAATATAGTCTTGGAAATACGGGAGCGGCTATTTTTATCGCCGTTTATTCGGTGGTGATGATATCGATCATCGCCGATACGTTCATAAAGCCGGTAATCATCAAAGAGATAAACGTCAGGTTTATCAAATCGAGCGTCAAACTCAATGAACTGGTAATATTTTTCGCCATCATCGCGGGACTTGCTACTTTCGGGTTCTGGGGTATGATACTGGGCCCTGCGATCACTTCGTTCTTCCTTGCACTTTTAAAACTCGTGGAAGCAAAATCGGTAACGGTGTAG
- the hisH gene encoding imidazole glycerol phosphate synthase subunit HisH gives MIAIVDYNMGNLASVKNAFAKLGKDAFIVSDPHKFKDYDKLILPGVGAYGDAMEHLKERGMDEALKEFAASGKYMFGICLGMQLLFQSSEEFGDSKGLGLIEGKVIEFDKNRFPHPLKVPHMGWNRMFTKEHPLFSGMDESHYLYFVHSFHVVCQNEADIIGKTEYGYEFTSAVARDNIFGIQPHPEKSHTNGLKILENFIKL, from the coding sequence ATGATAGCCATCGTCGATTATAATATGGGAAATCTTGCAAGTGTAAAGAATGCGTTTGCCAAACTCGGAAAAGATGCCTTTATAGTGTCGGACCCCCATAAGTTTAAAGATTATGACAAACTTATCTTGCCGGGGGTCGGTGCGTACGGCGATGCTATGGAACACTTAAAAGAGCGGGGGATGGATGAAGCTCTAAAAGAGTTTGCTGCAAGCGGAAAATATATGTTTGGCATCTGTCTTGGAATGCAGCTTCTTTTTCAAAGCAGTGAGGAGTTTGGAGACAGTAAAGGGCTCGGACTGATAGAAGGAAAGGTGATAGAATTTGACAAAAACCGTTTTCCTCATCCTTTGAAAGTTCCCCACATGGGATGGAACAGGATGTTCACGAAAGAGCATCCGCTTTTTAGCGGTATGGACGAATCGCACTACCTTTACTTCGTTCACTCCTTCCACGTTGTCTGCCAAAACGAAGCGGACATCATAGGAAAAACGGAGTATGGCTATGAGTTTACAAGTGCCGTAGCACGTGACAATATTTTCGGTATTCAGCCGCACCCGGAAAAAAGTCACACGAATGGGCTTAAAATATTAGAAAACTTTATAAAACTATAG
- a CDS encoding Hpt domain-containing protein, with the protein MGVRRELEANFDFEIVDEFLEHFSMMVDVMEPLIINLGKKSSYKNDIGELFRIFHNLKSASSFLKLEPIIRLSTFVESALETLREEEGPANEEVITWLLSISDMFEKWYDDLKLDNELSKIEFSLLKLPDMDKN; encoded by the coding sequence ATGGGCGTAAGACGTGAACTGGAAGCAAACTTTGATTTTGAAATAGTCGATGAGTTTTTAGAACATTTTTCTATGATGGTCGACGTGATGGAACCTCTCATCATAAACCTCGGGAAAAAAAGCAGTTATAAAAACGACATAGGCGAACTTTTTCGCATATTTCACAATCTCAAATCGGCTTCATCTTTTTTAAAGCTCGAACCGATCATAAGACTCTCTACCTTTGTCGAAAGCGCACTTGAAACACTTAGAGAAGAGGAAGGTCCAGCGAACGAAGAGGTCATAACATGGCTGCTCAGCATTAGCGACATGTTTGAAAAATGGTACGATGACCTCAAGCTCGACAACGAACTTTCCAAGATAGAGTTCTCACTATTGAAATTACCTGATATGGACAAAAATTGA
- a CDS encoding PDC sensor domain-containing protein has product MVASDIQDFSQGRTKARAYFCYLFSKNIPDRLPSLSPEMIMPRLLKIKADLQNCDAVYLLDYKGVQVSPTYAKDNVLEDDIGKIRADRAYYYRAVREKRCTITDPYPSLLSPELTITASKPIFDEHGEIKYVACLDMPLDEVLKISHLNTLDTFFKNFFKYSYGIFAIALIAVAMLLFVKGVQSFFVNEISPKNFEIKNVFEATILLTLSLAMFDLTKTIIEEEITGQMQEHNISGPHKTMVKFLGSIIIALSIEALMLVFKFAITDPDKLLYALYIVGGVAMLLISLAVYIKFTKEKIQK; this is encoded by the coding sequence ATGGTTGCGTCTGATATTCAAGATTTTTCGCAGGGCAGAACCAAAGCCAGAGCATATTTTTGTTATCTGTTTTCTAAAAATATTCCCGACAGGCTGCCGTCGCTTTCGCCGGAGATGATCATGCCTAGGCTTTTAAAGATAAAAGCCGATCTGCAGAACTGCGATGCGGTATACCTTTTGGATTATAAAGGCGTTCAGGTATCGCCTACATATGCGAAAGACAATGTTTTAGAAGATGATATAGGCAAGATAAGGGCCGACAGAGCCTATTATTACCGAGCCGTCAGGGAAAAAAGATGTACCATTACCGATCCTTACCCGTCCCTGCTCAGTCCTGAACTGACCATTACCGCATCCAAACCGATATTTGACGAGCATGGCGAGATAAAGTATGTCGCGTGTCTGGATATGCCTTTGGACGAGGTTCTCAAGATATCCCATCTCAACACTCTCGATACTTTTTTTAAAAACTTTTTCAAATACTCGTACGGGATATTCGCTATCGCTTTGATTGCCGTTGCGATGCTGCTTTTTGTCAAAGGGGTGCAGAGCTTTTTTGTCAACGAAATATCTCCGAAAAACTTTGAGATAAAAAACGTTTTTGAAGCGACGATCCTTTTGACTCTTTCGCTTGCGATGTTCGACCTCACTAAAACGATCATCGAAGAGGAGATAACGGGTCAGATGCAAGAGCATAACATATCGGGACCGCACAAGACGATGGTAAAGTTCCTGGGCTCCATCATCATCGCTTTGTCCATCGAAGCTTTGATGCTGGTCTTTAAGTTCGCGATAACGGACCCTGACAAGCTCTTATACGCCTTGTACATAGTAGGCGGAGTCGCAATGCTGCTCATCAGTCTGGCGGTCTATATAAAATTTACGAAAGAGAAGATTCAAAAATGA
- the gspG gene encoding type II secretion system major pseudopilin GspG — MRTKFRGAFTLIELMIVIVILGLLAAMVVPNLVGKGEEAKQKIVCVNMKSLYDGPLDMFKVDNGVYPTTEEGLAALAKNPDENKYSNYSKKGYLKDGKIPKDSWGNDFIYLNNEGKVELVSLGADKKEGGKDEYADIKMSECK; from the coding sequence ATGCGAACAAAGTTTAGAGGTGCTTTCACCCTTATAGAATTGATGATAGTCATCGTAATTCTTGGACTTCTAGCTGCAATGGTTGTACCTAATCTTGTAGGTAAAGGTGAAGAAGCCAAACAAAAGATTGTATGTGTGAATATGAAAAGTCTTTATGATGGTCCTTTAGACATGTTTAAAGTAGACAACGGGGTGTACCCTACTACAGAAGAGGGGTTGGCTGCTTTGGCTAAAAACCCCGATGAGAATAAATACTCAAACTACTCTAAAAAAGGATATTTAAAAGATGGCAAGATTCCTAAAGACTCTTGGGGGAATGATTTCATTTACCTCAATAATGAGGGCAAAGTGGAACTAGTGTCCTTGGGGGCAGATAAAAAAGAGGGCGGTAAAGATGAATACGCCGACATTAAAATGAGTGAGTGTAAATAA
- the waaC gene encoding lipopolysaccharide heptosyltransferase I, which translates to MKLNHIALVRLSALGDIVNATIVLQFIRQEYPEMKIDWICEEVFAPLLYEHPLIDQVHTVNLKKIKKEKSLRLLKQTVTKLKNLPKYDLIIDMQGLVKSAIVSRIIGKNIHGYDKNSARESLSSLFYASTSDIPYEISVIKRNTALINDALGLHVNDEMIDAKKPTLPVYEKTSFTQESYAVFVIGASWQSKIYPKEKVAEVCNALERKTYIVWGSEKEKSDAEFVALNSNYAEVAPRLDLKELCALIGHASLVIGNDTGPTHMAWAYNVPSITLFGPTNERMIYPTNINIAIHSDSKVDISHIDKNDFSIKDIDPKTIANKAKELLK; encoded by the coding sequence ATGAAACTTAATCACATAGCCTTAGTAAGGCTTTCGGCTCTTGGAGATATTGTTAATGCTACAATTGTACTACAATTTATCCGTCAAGAATATCCCGAGATGAAAATCGACTGGATCTGCGAGGAAGTTTTTGCACCTCTTTTATATGAACACCCGCTCATAGATCAAGTCCACACCGTAAACTTGAAAAAGATAAAAAAAGAGAAAAGCCTCCGGCTTTTAAAGCAGACCGTAACCAAGCTGAAAAACCTCCCGAAATACGATCTTATCATCGATATGCAGGGGCTTGTAAAATCAGCGATAGTCTCAAGGATCATCGGCAAAAATATTCACGGTTACGATAAAAATTCGGCAAGAGAATCGCTCTCTTCTCTTTTTTACGCATCCACTTCAGACATCCCTTATGAGATCAGTGTTATCAAAAGAAACACCGCTCTTATAAACGATGCTTTGGGTTTGCATGTAAACGATGAGATGATAGATGCCAAAAAGCCCACTCTGCCCGTTTATGAAAAAACTTCCTTTACGCAGGAGAGCTATGCTGTCTTTGTCATCGGTGCTTCATGGCAAAGCAAAATCTATCCAAAAGAGAAAGTCGCAGAGGTCTGTAACGCACTTGAGCGTAAGACATATATAGTCTGGGGAAGCGAAAAAGAAAAAAGCGATGCGGAGTTTGTAGCCTTAAACTCGAACTACGCAGAAGTTGCGCCAAGACTCGATCTCAAAGAGCTGTGTGCACTTATCGGTCACGCATCTTTGGTCATAGGAAACGACACGGGACCCACGCATATGGCATGGGCTTATAACGTACCTTCCATCACGCTGTTCGGTCCGACAAACGAGAGGATGATATATCCGACAAACATAAACATCGCGATACATTCGGATTCAAAGGTCGATATATCGCATATCGACAAAAATGATTTTTCCATAAAAGATATAGACCCGAAAACGATCGCAAACAAAGCTAAGGAGCTTTTAAAATGA